A single region of the Lactobacillus xylocopicola genome encodes:
- a CDS encoding 6-phospho-beta-glucosidase: MTTNNFPKGFLWGGATAANQLEGAYQAGGKGLSLPDVLPGGKDRMAIINEPDFDFTIDPQRVYPNHVGIDHYHHFKEDIKLFGEMGFKCYRFSIAWSRIFPQGDEETPNEAGLKFYDAVIDECLKYQIEPVITISHYELPVHLIKEYGGWKNKKLIACYERFARTVLDQYHAKVKYWMTFNEINSAAHFPIMSQGLTVSNGAKDKKNIYQAWHNQFVASSKAVKIGHELDPKLQIGCMILYATTYSFDANPKNQLATLQDNQANNFFCADVQVRGHYPAYTKSLLARNGVKLSDLDYTADELDLLAQYPVDYIGFSYYMSSVVDVTNEDQDRVAGNLMGGVKNPFLESSDWGWQIDPTGLRIALNELYDRYEKPLFIVENGLGALDQPDENNFVADDYRIDYLRQHIEAISAAIDDGTEVMGYTPWGCIDLVSASTGEMSKRYGFIYVDEDDAGHGTFNRYKKKSFAWYKQVIASNGEEIG, encoded by the coding sequence ATGACTACGAACAATTTTCCTAAAGGTTTTTTATGGGGTGGCGCTACAGCGGCCAACCAACTTGAAGGTGCTTACCAAGCAGGCGGCAAGGGCTTATCCTTACCAGATGTATTACCTGGGGGCAAAGACCGGATGGCTATCATTAATGAACCGGATTTCGACTTTACCATCGATCCGCAGCGGGTTTACCCTAACCACGTTGGTATTGACCACTACCACCACTTTAAAGAAGACATCAAGCTATTTGGTGAGATGGGCTTTAAGTGTTATCGTTTCTCAATTGCTTGGTCACGGATCTTCCCGCAGGGTGATGAAGAAACACCTAACGAAGCGGGTCTTAAGTTCTACGATGCCGTAATTGATGAGTGCTTGAAGTATCAGATTGAACCGGTAATTACTATCTCGCACTACGAATTGCCAGTCCACTTGATTAAGGAGTATGGCGGCTGGAAGAACAAAAAATTAATTGCCTGCTATGAACGGTTTGCCAGAACTGTTTTGGACCAGTACCATGCCAAGGTTAAGTACTGGATGACCTTCAACGAAATTAATAGTGCAGCTCATTTTCCGATTATGAGTCAGGGCTTGACGGTAAGCAATGGAGCAAAGGACAAAAAGAATATTTATCAAGCTTGGCATAATCAATTTGTTGCCAGCTCGAAGGCAGTCAAAATTGGCCACGAGTTAGATCCTAAGTTGCAGATTGGCTGCATGATTCTGTATGCCACTACCTACAGTTTTGATGCTAATCCTAAGAATCAATTGGCCACGCTGCAGGATAACCAGGCTAACAACTTCTTCTGTGCTGACGTGCAGGTTCGCGGTCATTATCCAGCATATACTAAGAGCTTACTTGCGCGCAATGGGGTCAAGCTCAGCGATTTAGACTATACTGCTGACGAGCTGGACTTACTGGCCCAGTATCCGGTTGACTACATTGGCTTTAGTTACTACATGTCTTCTGTCGTTGATGTTACTAATGAAGACCAAGATCGCGTTGCTGGTAACTTGATGGGCGGAGTTAAGAACCCATTCTTAGAGTCGAGTGATTGGGGTTGGCAGATTGACCCTACTGGTCTGCGAATTGCTCTAAATGAGCTGTATGATCGTTATGAAAAGCCCCTGTTTATTGTTGAAAATGGCTTGGGCGCCCTCGATCAACCGGATGAGAACAACTTTGTGGCTGATGACTACCGGATTGACTACCTGCGCCAACACATTGAAGCAATTTCGGCTGCAATTGATGATGGTACTGAGGTCATGGGCTATACTCCATGGGGCTGTATTGACTTAGTCAGTGCCTCAACGGGAGAAATGTCTAAGCGCTACGGGTTCATTTATGTTGATGAAGACGATGCGGGGCACGGAACATTTAACCGGTATAAGAAAAAGTCATTTGCCTGGTATAAACAGGTTATCGCTTCTAATGGAGAGGAGATTGGATAA
- a CDS encoding BglG family transcription antiterminator codes for MKFIKNFNNNAALVSDESGIEWVVIGNGIGFGKKPNDPIDEAKITRRFVAVKKNIKMIDSVSNIDERTLSLATDVIELASNKLQVKFSDYQYLVLADHIDFMLKRADEGLDLGQATVRWEMNKLFPKEYSTAKAALKVIEKKTSLAFSNSEEIYLTYHFINAASNQTKIQDTIKITKLIQGVINIIEYQYGLQLDTESFNFNRFMTHLRSFMVRHLYDTGADSAGSELDESLLELMRVKYQKAYKTALKIGAYLSKQAGWDLQPDDEVYLTLHIWRVTHRQRDDKVQKK; via the coding sequence ATGAAATTTATTAAGAATTTTAACAATAATGCTGCTCTGGTGTCGGATGAATCTGGGATTGAATGGGTCGTGATTGGTAATGGGATTGGCTTTGGTAAGAAGCCGAATGATCCCATTGATGAAGCCAAAATCACCCGCCGCTTTGTTGCTGTTAAGAAGAATATCAAGATGATTGACAGCGTTAGTAACATTGACGAACGAACGTTATCGTTGGCAACTGACGTCATTGAACTAGCTTCAAATAAGTTGCAAGTTAAGTTTTCTGATTATCAATACCTGGTTCTTGCAGATCATATTGACTTCATGCTCAAAAGAGCGGATGAAGGTCTTGATTTAGGTCAAGCCACGGTCAGATGGGAAATGAATAAGTTATTTCCTAAAGAGTATTCTACCGCAAAAGCGGCGTTGAAGGTGATTGAAAAAAAGACAAGTTTAGCTTTTTCTAATTCTGAAGAAATTTATTTAACTTATCACTTCATTAATGCGGCTTCAAACCAGACTAAAATTCAAGACACGATCAAAATAACCAAGTTAATTCAAGGGGTTATCAACATTATTGAATATCAGTATGGTCTGCAACTTGATACTGAGTCCTTTAATTTCAACCGCTTCATGACTCACTTGAGGTCGTTCATGGTACGCCACCTCTACGATACTGGTGCAGATTCTGCTGGTAGTGAGCTTGATGAGTCCTTACTTGAATTAATGCGGGTGAAGTATCAGAAAGCATACAAGACGGCCTTAAAGATCGGCGCTTATTTATCTAAACAGGCTGGTTGGGACTTACAACCTGATGATGAGGTTTATCTAACGCTCCATATCTGGCGGGTAACGCACAGGCAGCGGGATGATAAAGTTCAAAAGAAATAG
- a CDS encoding class A sortase — translation MITVKAPHPLKNKLRATTRVLLWATLFYLGVTLIFLGSSFGTSYLLQQNTEQASSGLTVNQVDANKRRKTSYDTSKTASISTSKILQAKRQKAYAIGRLAIPAVNIHNPLFAGYGDQNQNLAYGVVTCLPDRVMGGANNYVLAGHYMGAYGPAVLDNLHLAKRGDRIYVTDLHHIYAYQINRISFAIKPNQVEVENNVKEKSMITLITCSDFNTSKYGYGEHRTVVQGDLISQLKATKKKLQALELTAHPQTTSKQPQVTLPTKKAGRVRSAARPQFFQNTNLISKLIMGFTVIFLLLLCWRIVRIWRPRGKSSSH, via the coding sequence ATGATCACAGTCAAAGCACCACATCCACTTAAAAATAAACTGCGCGCGACTACTCGCGTGCTCCTTTGGGCTACCCTCTTTTACCTAGGTGTTACCCTGATCTTTTTGGGATCGAGCTTTGGCACATCTTACCTCTTGCAGCAAAATACCGAACAGGCTAGTAGCGGCTTAACGGTTAACCAGGTAGATGCCAACAAACGACGTAAAACTAGCTATGACACCAGTAAAACGGCCTCCATCAGTACTAGTAAAATTTTGCAAGCCAAACGGCAAAAAGCCTATGCCATTGGCCGCCTGGCAATTCCTGCGGTCAACATTCACAACCCCCTTTTTGCTGGTTATGGCGACCAAAACCAAAATTTGGCCTATGGCGTTGTTACTTGTCTGCCCGACCGGGTAATGGGCGGGGCCAACAACTACGTTTTGGCTGGCCACTATATGGGCGCTTATGGTCCTGCAGTCTTAGATAATCTGCACCTGGCTAAACGTGGCGACCGAATCTACGTAACTGATCTGCATCACATCTATGCTTACCAGATCAACCGGATTTCTTTTGCCATCAAACCTAATCAAGTCGAGGTTGAAAATAATGTCAAAGAAAAGAGCATGATAACCTTAATTACCTGCTCTGACTTTAATACTTCTAAATACGGCTACGGCGAACACCGGACGGTCGTTCAGGGCGACCTGATTAGCCAGCTCAAAGCTACAAAGAAAAAGCTGCAGGCTCTGGAGTTAACTGCCCACCCCCAAACAACTAGCAAACAGCCGCAAGTCACCTTGCCTACAAAAAAAGCTGGCCGCGTGCGGTCTGCCGCCCGACCCCAGTTTTTCCAAAATACGAACCTGATTAGCAAGTTAATTATGGGCTTCACCGTTATTTTCCTGCTACTGCTTTGCTGGCGGATCGTGCGCATTTGGCGACCGCGAGGCAAATCATCATCACATTAA
- a CDS encoding P1 family peptidase, which produces MGLHKPLLFALSDAPTGPNNLITDVAGITVGHKTIVTDRLRTGVTVIKPCQDNIFREKMPAAAHVINGFGKSTGLVQVEELGTIETPLVLTNTLSVGTASMALVKRMLAENPEIGLSTGSVNPLIMECNDSSINHLRDLGVTEADVDAAFVNASTKFAEGGVGGGTGMRCYQLKGGIGSASRQVIIDGQTFTMGALVMSNFGLSQDLNIYGRPIGKKLQQIQASKEKGSIITIIATDIPFNSRQLKRLAKRSSIGITRSGSFSGNGSGEITLAFSTANRVSHFPEHELTTIQAITDDQIDRYFRITVDIVNEAILSSLTHGQTTPDRDGKPILGLSAALSSLGNDFDALTLRQQLGL; this is translated from the coding sequence ATGGGACTGCACAAACCACTATTATTCGCACTTAGCGATGCACCAACCGGACCAAACAACCTAATCACCGACGTTGCTGGTATCACGGTCGGCCACAAAACCATCGTTACCGACCGCCTGAGAACCGGTGTAACCGTGATTAAGCCCTGTCAGGACAACATCTTTCGTGAAAAAATGCCGGCTGCAGCCCACGTCATCAACGGCTTCGGCAAAAGCACCGGTCTGGTCCAAGTCGAGGAATTGGGGACGATTGAAACTCCGCTGGTATTAACCAACACTCTGAGTGTCGGCACCGCTTCAATGGCTTTAGTCAAAAGAATGCTAGCTGAAAACCCCGAAATTGGCCTTTCAACGGGTAGTGTTAATCCACTGATCATGGAATGCAATGACAGTAGTATCAACCATCTCCGTGACCTAGGTGTAACCGAAGCAGACGTCGACGCGGCTTTTGTTAATGCTAGCACCAAATTTGCCGAAGGAGGTGTGGGCGGTGGCACCGGCATGCGCTGCTACCAGCTTAAGGGCGGAATCGGTTCAGCTTCACGCCAAGTCATAATCGATGGACAGACTTTCACCATGGGCGCCTTGGTCATGTCCAATTTCGGTTTGAGCCAAGACTTGAACATCTACGGCCGGCCAATCGGCAAAAAGCTTCAGCAAATCCAAGCAAGTAAGGAAAAAGGTAGCATTATTACCATCATTGCCACCGATATTCCCTTTAACTCACGGCAGTTAAAACGGCTGGCCAAGCGCTCCAGCATCGGTATTACCCGCTCTGGCTCCTTTAGCGGAAATGGTAGTGGTGAAATTACCCTCGCCTTCTCAACTGCCAACCGGGTCAGCCACTTCCCTGAACACGAGCTAACTACAATTCAGGCTATTACCGATGACCAGATTGACCGTTACTTCCGCATCACCGTCGATATTGTCAACGAAGCCATTTTGAGTTCCTTGACGCACGGTCAGACCACACCAGACCGTGATGGTAAGCCCATCTTAGGTTTATCAGCGGCCTTAAGCAGTCTGGGCAATGATTTTGACGCCCTAACTTTACGCCAGCAGCTAGGTCTTTAA
- a CDS encoding tyrosine-protein phosphatase — protein sequence MAHDRIVKMDGPLNFRDVGGYQNEAGQAVKWNKIYRSDSLSRLTSTDQDKLVELRVTVDCDLRSQYEKHSAPDMLWPDARLVDVPVYSEKADDSQNDHRIYRLLHHIPDLSGNFIGRIYQQTLLNSHSRKMFAEIFTELLNLPQDQALVYHCSAGKDRTGMVSALILMALGVDDDTIARDYLLTNKLYDFAASRQLPSNDEISRMIAQMNLTRGEGDAILGITETIRGGWGDFASFFTKALGFSTEDLAKLRQLYLE from the coding sequence ATGGCACATGATCGCATTGTTAAGATGGACGGTCCGCTAAACTTTAGGGATGTTGGCGGCTACCAGAATGAAGCTGGTCAGGCAGTTAAGTGGAATAAGATTTACCGGTCGGATTCACTCAGTAGACTAACGTCAACTGACCAGGATAAGCTAGTGGAGCTTCGGGTTACAGTTGATTGTGACTTGCGCTCGCAATATGAAAAACACTCTGCGCCTGATATGCTCTGGCCTGATGCTCGCCTCGTTGATGTGCCAGTCTACTCCGAAAAAGCGGATGATAGTCAAAACGACCACCGGATATACCGTTTGCTCCACCATATTCCAGACTTAAGCGGTAACTTTATTGGGCGCATCTACCAACAGACCCTGCTTAACTCCCATAGTCGAAAGATGTTCGCGGAGATTTTTACCGAATTGCTGAATTTGCCGCAAGATCAGGCCTTAGTCTATCACTGCAGCGCCGGTAAAGACCGGACGGGGATGGTTTCGGCCTTAATCTTGATGGCCCTGGGCGTGGATGATGATACGATTGCTAGGGACTATTTGCTAACTAATAAGCTCTATGACTTTGCAGCCTCCCGCCAGTTGCCGAGCAATGATGAAATTTCCCGAATGATTGCGCAGATGAACCTTACTAGAGGTGAGGGGGACGCTATTCTCGGTATTACGGAGACCATCCGTGGCGGTTGGGGCGACTTTGCCAGTTTCTTTACCAAGGCCCTGGGCTTTAGCACGGAAGATTTAGCTAAATTGCGCCAGCTGTATTTGGAATAA
- the glpK gene encoding glycerol kinase GlpK produces MAKNYIMAIDEGTTSTRAMIIDHQGHKVASAQREFPQYFPEPGWVEHRAEEIWHAVQTTIANAIINSGIRPEQIQGIGITNQRETTVIWDKKTGKPIYNAIVWQSRQTTDLAEQLKAAGHSDLIHKKTGLIIDPYFSATKIRWILDHVEGAQKRAEQGELLFGTIDSWLLWKLTDGEVHVTDYTNASRTMLFNIHDLKWDEDILNLLNIPAQMLPEVKSSSEVYGYTRAYTFFGGKVPICGIAGDQQAALVGQLALKKGMVKNTYGTGSFIVMNTGEEPTESDNNLLTTIAYGINGHISYALEGSIFVSGSAVQWLRDSMQMIKTAAESERAAAASKSADEVFVVPAFTGLGAPYWDSEARGAVFGITRGTSKNDFIKATLQSLAYQTRDVVDTMQDDSGIKIPTLRVDGGASNNDYLLQFQADILGIKIERSKTLETTSMGAAFLAGLATGYWKNVDELKDIFVVGKTFESKMGSAERDHLYQGWKSAVKATQLFARDQTDK; encoded by the coding sequence ATGGCGAAAAACTACATTATGGCAATTGACGAGGGGACTACCTCTACGCGGGCAATGATCATTGATCATCAAGGCCACAAGGTTGCCTCAGCCCAACGGGAATTTCCGCAGTATTTCCCTGAGCCGGGTTGGGTTGAACACAGGGCCGAAGAGATTTGGCATGCAGTTCAAACCACTATTGCTAATGCAATTATTAATTCAGGTATCCGTCCTGAGCAGATCCAAGGGATCGGCATTACCAACCAACGAGAAACAACCGTCATCTGGGATAAGAAAACGGGTAAACCGATTTATAATGCAATCGTTTGGCAGTCCCGGCAAACGACAGATCTGGCTGAGCAACTCAAGGCGGCCGGTCATAGCGACCTGATCCATAAAAAAACGGGCTTGATCATCGACCCGTATTTTAGTGCGACCAAGATTCGCTGGATTTTGGACCATGTTGAGGGCGCGCAAAAGCGAGCTGAGCAGGGTGAACTGCTCTTTGGGACAATTGACAGCTGGCTACTATGGAAGTTAACTGACGGTGAGGTCCACGTTACGGACTACACCAATGCTTCAAGAACAATGCTCTTTAATATTCATGATCTAAAGTGGGATGAAGATATCCTCAACTTGCTCAATATTCCGGCGCAAATGCTACCAGAGGTTAAGTCCAGTTCGGAAGTCTATGGTTATACCAGAGCCTATACCTTTTTTGGGGGAAAAGTACCTATTTGCGGTATTGCGGGCGATCAGCAAGCAGCCTTGGTTGGCCAGCTTGCGCTGAAGAAGGGCATGGTCAAAAACACTTATGGAACAGGTTCTTTCATCGTAATGAACACTGGCGAGGAGCCGACCGAATCGGACAACAACCTATTAACTACGATTGCTTACGGCATTAACGGTCATATTTCTTATGCGCTTGAGGGGTCAATCTTCGTCTCAGGTAGTGCTGTGCAGTGGTTGCGTGATTCGATGCAGATGATCAAAACAGCCGCAGAATCGGAAAGGGCTGCCGCCGCGTCCAAGTCTGCAGACGAGGTCTTTGTTGTTCCTGCTTTTACCGGACTGGGTGCACCGTATTGGGACTCAGAAGCGCGAGGGGCGGTTTTTGGGATTACCCGCGGCACAAGTAAGAATGACTTCATCAAGGCCACGTTGCAGTCTCTGGCCTATCAAACGCGGGATGTAGTTGACACGATGCAAGACGATTCAGGTATTAAAATTCCGACCTTGCGGGTTGATGGTGGTGCGTCCAACAATGATTATCTGTTGCAGTTTCAAGCCGATATTTTAGGAATTAAAATCGAGCGATCAAAAACACTCGAGACGACCTCAATGGGTGCAGCCTTTTTGGCCGGACTAGCGACCGGCTACTGGAAAAATGTTGACGAATTAAAAGATATTTTTGTAGTTGGTAAGACCTTTGAGAGCAAGATGGGGTCAGCCGAGCGTGACCACCTATACCAAGGTTGGAAAAGCGCAGTCAAGGCAACCCAATTATTTGCCCGCGACCAGACCGATAAGTGA
- the thiD gene encoding bifunctional hydroxymethylpyrimidine kinase/phosphomethylpyrimidine kinase gives MTADLHSFYARQVYGMGLLTAAVAGNTTGIFAQEVMPIPFIQKQFDVLNEDFKINALKTGMLANQEVIACVASNLHKYQMGKIVLDPVIMTKHGDTLLDDDAYQAFLHDLLPLADIITPNFYEQQKLTGLELIDKDEIHQGAKKLQAMGAKNVLMKGRHDDKTQNQVTDILLAADGQFYEFTKPFINTDRINGTGDTLSAVIAAELAKGNTIIDSIKIAKRFTYEAIAHPIEVGSMYGPINHFAAQQDTK, from the coding sequence ATGACGGCTGACCTACATTCATTTTATGCCCGACAAGTTTACGGAATGGGCCTGCTAACCGCTGCTGTTGCTGGCAATACAACCGGCATCTTTGCTCAAGAGGTAATGCCGATCCCCTTTATTCAAAAACAATTTGACGTGCTCAACGAGGACTTCAAAATCAACGCACTGAAGACCGGAATGCTGGCCAACCAAGAGGTAATTGCCTGTGTTGCTAGCAACCTACACAAGTACCAGATGGGCAAGATTGTCCTTGATCCGGTCATCATGACCAAGCATGGCGACACGTTGCTCGATGACGATGCCTACCAGGCCTTTTTGCATGACTTACTGCCCCTAGCCGACATCATCACGCCGAATTTCTATGAGCAACAAAAGTTAACCGGCCTCGAACTCATTGACAAGGACGAAATTCACCAGGGTGCTAAGAAGTTGCAGGCCATGGGGGCTAAAAACGTGCTGATGAAGGGCCGCCATGACGACAAAACCCAAAATCAGGTGACCGATATCCTGCTAGCAGCAGATGGTCAATTTTATGAATTTACTAAGCCTTTCATTAACACCGACCGCATCAACGGCACCGGTGATACCTTATCAGCCGTGATTGCAGCTGAGCTGGCCAAGGGGAACACAATTATCGATAGTATCAAGATTGCCAAGAGGTTCACGTATGAGGCCATTGCCCATCCGATTGAAGTTGGGTCCATGTATGGCCCAATTAACCATTTTGCCGCTCAGCAAGATACAAAATGA
- a CDS encoding type 1 glutamine amidotransferase, translating to MADKTIKIAYLYEDLMNTYGDSGDVKIIQFWLKKQGYSSQVANISLGDPFNAFDYDFVFFGGGQDFEQTVVAKDLPRHKETLSAYIKAGRPMLGVCGGYQLVGTYYKTNSEVTIKGLDILPFHTVFKADKRMIGDTRYLSEWGEVTAFENHSGQTYFDDQDLLEPLGKMIAGYGNNPQDGVEGLRYRNFIGTYSHGPLLKNRNMATAISKMILSWHEERISTK from the coding sequence ATGGCAGACAAGACAATTAAAATTGCTTACTTATACGAAGATCTAATGAATACTTACGGCGATTCCGGTGATGTCAAGATTATTCAGTTTTGGCTAAAAAAACAGGGCTATTCAAGTCAGGTTGCCAATATTTCTTTGGGCGACCCGTTTAACGCCTTTGATTATGACTTTGTCTTCTTCGGAGGCGGCCAGGACTTTGAACAAACCGTGGTAGCAAAAGACTTGCCGCGCCACAAGGAAACCTTGAGCGCCTACATCAAGGCAGGTCGACCAATGCTTGGTGTTTGCGGCGGCTACCAACTGGTAGGCACATATTACAAGACCAACTCCGAGGTTACCATTAAGGGTCTAGACATCCTGCCCTTCCATACAGTCTTCAAGGCCGACAAGCGGATGATTGGAGACACTCGCTATCTGAGTGAGTGGGGCGAAGTCACGGCCTTTGAAAATCACTCTGGCCAGACCTACTTCGACGACCAAGACTTATTGGAACCGCTAGGCAAGATGATTGCAGGCTACGGCAATAACCCGCAAGATGGAGTTGAGGGACTACGTTACCGCAATTTCATCGGAACTTATTCGCATGGGCCGCTCCTTAAAAACCGCAACATGGCTACTGCTATCAGCAAGATGATCTTGTCCTGGCATGAAGAACGGATTAGCACCAAGTAA
- a CDS encoding NAD(P)H-binding protein, translating to MKVFVVGASGRVGQELCQALIKRGHQVTAGARHFDSLKGLKLTEVPLDLHAPVAEIADKIGQQDALYFVAGSRGSDVLEIDTYGAIKTMQAAQLNHISRYIMLSGYGSLNPSFWEETTIREYYLGKYLADNWLIHQTDLDYTILQPGSLTETPATGTVALNVQAAGNNSISDVARVLAAIPDHDNLIGKVIPMHEGTIPIDEALAQI from the coding sequence ATGAAAGTTTTTGTAGTTGGGGCCAGCGGCCGGGTAGGCCAAGAATTATGTCAAGCATTAATTAAACGCGGCCATCAAGTTACTGCTGGTGCCCGTCACTTTGACTCCCTCAAGGGACTGAAGTTAACGGAAGTACCACTCGACCTCCACGCGCCAGTTGCCGAAATCGCAGACAAAATTGGTCAGCAAGATGCCCTTTACTTTGTCGCCGGATCCCGCGGCAGCGACGTCTTAGAGATTGATACCTACGGTGCCATTAAAACGATGCAGGCGGCGCAACTCAACCACATTAGCCGCTATATCATGCTTAGTGGTTATGGTTCTTTAAACCCAAGCTTTTGGGAGGAGACTACTATCCGTGAATACTACTTAGGCAAGTACTTGGCCGACAACTGGCTAATCCATCAAACCGACTTGGATTACACCATCTTACAGCCGGGTAGTCTTACCGAAACGCCGGCAACTGGGACAGTTGCCCTAAATGTTCAAGCAGCTGGTAATAATTCAATTAGCGATGTTGCCCGTGTCCTTGCTGCAATTCCAGACCACGACAACTTGATTGGCAAAGTAATCCCCATGCATGAAGGAACTATTCCGATTGATGAAGCGCTAGCGCAAATATAG
- the tenA gene encoding thiaminase II yields MMAEFTDQLQAATSSLWQKSQDHPFVKELASGELPLKKFRFYLLQDRYYLDEFTKFHQLIAATAEDQQIADFVRARAQDLRDTEIKVREQFFQELAITSEEVLKTPIAPTAYAYVNHLYQSLARDGLGAGVAAIVPCYWLYQEIGKSLADTDSPVTYYQEWIDTYEDDWYQVNVAKVLALTNQLADQATEDERQGMRDAFIRSSYYELQFWQMAYEEEGWN; encoded by the coding sequence ATGATGGCAGAATTTACGGACCAATTACAGGCGGCGACTAGTAGTTTATGGCAAAAAAGCCAGGATCACCCCTTTGTCAAAGAGTTAGCGAGTGGGGAACTGCCACTAAAGAAGTTTCGTTTTTATTTATTGCAGGATCGGTATTATTTAGACGAGTTCACCAAGTTCCACCAACTAATTGCGGCAACGGCTGAGGACCAGCAGATAGCTGACTTTGTGCGGGCACGAGCCCAGGACTTAAGGGATACGGAAATCAAGGTACGTGAACAATTTTTTCAAGAATTAGCAATCACGTCGGAAGAAGTCTTAAAGACGCCGATCGCGCCGACGGCCTATGCTTATGTTAATCACTTGTATCAGTCTCTGGCCAGGGACGGCCTCGGTGCCGGCGTAGCTGCTATCGTACCTTGTTATTGGCTCTATCAGGAGATTGGTAAATCGCTGGCTGACACTGATTCACCTGTTACTTATTATCAGGAATGGATTGATACCTATGAAGATGACTGGTATCAAGTTAACGTGGCCAAGGTGCTGGCCCTGACCAACCAGCTGGCCGACCAGGCAACAGAAGATGAGCGGCAAGGGATGCGGGACGCCTTCATTCGCAGCAGCTACTATGAATTGCAGTTTTGGCAAATGGCCTATGAAGAAGAGGGCTGGAACTAA